The Candidozyma auris chromosome 1, complete sequence genome includes a region encoding these proteins:
- the TPO4 gene encoding Tpo4p yields the protein MPIFGTSKQDEEALRAAAQQSHIQESGSRYSLKTTSSAYETASEFTNDDQSQADVQSHSDRYSSAVVRDHEESAVDDERRSTQGTAIHTEEEEESKINHYEASDYPQNGNVDYTSMTENELNRIATQSDTLSHLERQLSRPRSEEKLVNPKDLDWDGPDDKENPQNWPAWKKWFVTFTVAIDCLCISLGSSLYVEAVPELQIRMGISQTLGISGLTFYLIGLAMGPVIAAPISEIIGRRWIYIISLPLSMLFTMGVGLAKNIRTVLVLRFFAGYFGSPPMSIAGGTVSDLWGNNPADMSIAMALFCVAPFLGPVIGPIIGGFAAEHKGWKWTQWVSLMFSGAILPCILLCPETFKPAILKKRAEKRGIKLNKPKITWEFVKMALTMFLFRPAEMLVVEPIVCLTSVYIAFVFAVLFGFFEAYPIIFRGIYEIGVGPSGLPFIGVGVGLILGVLCYIVFDHIKFFPKNPDGTRGKFDEEGKPVWDAPESRLIVAEVGAIFLPIALFWLAWTARKSVHWIAPTLAGIPFGFGLIWVFFGIVLYYSLSFPPQFVASALAANNLLRYLLASVFPLFIFQMYQRLHVDWATSTFAFIALAMVPIPFAFHKWGSRIRQSSKYGYAAYFKMLAAEKEARERERSTTQQEPAKEISTDSDENQRDSVATPFEQSPKRDVEKENRLAEVV from the coding sequence ATGCCAATCTTCGGTACACTGAAACAGGACGAGGAGGCATTGAGAGCTGCCGCTCAGCAAAGTCACATTCAAGAAAGTGGCTCCCGCTACTCATTGAAAACCACATCGTCCGCATACGAAACGGCTTCAGAATTCACTAATGATGACCAACTGCAAGCAGATGTCCAAAGTCACTCCGATCGTTATTCACTGGCTGTTGTGAGGGACCACGAGGAATCTGCTGTTGACGATGAAAGGAGATCTACGCAAGGTACTGCAATTCacactgaagaagaggaggaaagcAAGATAAATCACTACGAAGCTTCGGATTATCCGCAAAATGGCAATGTCGATTATACAAGCATGACCGAGAATGAGCTCAACCGCATAGCTACTCAATCCGATACTCTTTCGCATTTAGAAAGACAACTCTCTAGACCACGCTCAGAGGAAAAGCTCGTCAATCCAAAAGACTTGGACTGGGATGGTCCGGATGATAAAGAAAACCCGCAGAACTGGCCCGCCTGGAAAAAATGGTTTGTCACATTCACTGTTGCTATTGACTGTCTCTGTATATCCTTGGGATCCTCGCTTTACGTTGAAGCTGTTCCTGAATTGCAGATTCGCATGGGAATCAGCCAGACACTTGGTATATCAGGTTTGACATTTTACCTTATTGGCTTGGCTATGGGCCCAGTCATTGCTGCCCCAATTTCTGAGATCATTGGTCGTCGCTGGATCTACATCATTTCGTTGCCTCTTTCGATGCTCTTCACCATGGGAGTGGGACTAGCGAAGAATATTAGAACTGTTCTTGTATTGAGATTCTTTGCTGGCTACTTTGGATCTCCACCAATGTCCATTGCTGGTGGTACCGTCTCTGATTTATGGGGCAACAATCCTGCTGACATGTCCATTGCTATGGCTCTTTTCTGTGTTGCCCCATTTTTGGGTCCAGTCATTGGCCCTATTATCGGCGGTTTCGCTGCTGAGCACAAGGGCTGGAAGTGGACTCAATGGGTTTCTTTGATGTTCTCCGGTGCCATTTTGCCGTGCATCTTATTGTGCCCTGAAACTTTCAAGCcagccattttgaagaagagggcAGAGAAGAGAGGTATCAAGTTGAATAAACCAAAGATCACATGGgagtttgtcaagatgGCCTTGACTATGTTTCTCTTCAGGCCCGCTGAGATGTTGGTGGTAGAGCCTATTGTTTGCTTGACATCCGTCTACATTGCTTTCGTCTTTGCTGTGTTGTTCGGTTTCTTCGAGGCATACCCTATCATCTTCAGAGGCATCTATGAAATTGGAGTTGGCCCTTCAGGATTGCCATTCATTGGTGTAGGTGTTGGTTTGATCTTGGGTGTACTCTGCTACATCGTTTTTGATCACATCAAGTTTTTCCCTAAGAATCCTGATGGAACTAGAGGAAAGTTTGACGAGGAAGGTAAGCCAGTCTGGGATGCCCCGGAAAGCAGATTGATTGTCGCCGAAGTTGGCGCAATCTTCTTGCCAATTGCTTTGTTCTGGTTGGCGTGGACTGCGAGAAAGTCGGTTCACTGGATTGCTCCAACCTTGGCTGGTATACCATTCGGTTTCGGTTTAATTTGGGTTTTCTTCGGTATCGTTCTTTACTACTCCTTATCATTCCCACCGCAGTTTGTCGCCTCCGCATTGGCTGCTAACAACTTGTTGCGTTACCTTTTGGCCTCAGTCTTCCCGTTGTTCATCTTCCAAATGTATCAAAGATTGCACGTTGACTGGGCCACTTCCACCTTTGCTTTTATTGCATTGGCTATGGTTCCAATTCCTTTCGCATTCCACAAGTGGGGCCTGAGGATCAGACAGAGTTCCAAGTATGGCTACGCGGCATACTTCAAGATGCTTGCAGCTGAGAAAGAAGCTAGAGAACGTGAGCGCTCCACTACACAACAAGAGCCAGCCAAGGAGATTTCTACTGATAGTGATGAAAACCAAAGGGATAGTGTCGCCACGCCATTTGAGCAATCCCCAAAGAGGGATGTCGAGAAGGAGAACCGTCTCGCAGAAGTTGTTTGA
- the SEC22 gene encoding SNAP receptor SEC22, with protein sequence MVKSTLIYRYDALPLCGSVDDNLDPNLNEQKKKCKIIISRITPNSEPQATIESGNYNIHYLIQNNIVYITVCDRSYPRKLAFSYLHEISNEFEHSHGREALSTAARPFGFSSFDNFLSKTKKIYQDQRAQSNLDQLNNDLADVKKVMTKNIEDLLYRGDSLDKMSDLSSSLKNDSIKYRKKAQKINFDAMIRQYVPVAGGALIFVFLFWYIFLRR encoded by the exons ATGGTGAAGTCGACGCTCATCTATCGTTATGATG CGCTCCCACTTTGCGGCTCCGTCGATGACAATCTTGATCCAAACCTAAATgaacagaaaaagaaatgcaaaatTATCATTAGTAGGATCACGCCCAACTCAGAACCCCAAGCTACCATAGAAAGTGGTAATTATAACATTCACTATCTTATTCAGAACAACATTGTCTACATCACCGTGTGTGATAGATCATACCCAAGAAAACTAGCATTTCTGTACTTACATGAGATAAGCAACGAGTTCGAGCATTCACATGGCCGGGAGGCATTGAGTACCGCGGCAAGGCCGTTTGGCTTCAGCTCTTTTGACAATTTTTTGAGTAAGACGAAAAAAATCTACCAGGACCAAAGAGCCCAGTCCAaccttgatcaactcaatAATGATTTGGCAGATGTAAAGAAAGTCATGACAAAGAACATCGAAGATTTGCTATACAGAGGCGATTCTTTGGATAAGATGAGTGACTTGTCGCTGTCGTTGAAGAACGACTCCATCAAATAcagaaagaaagcacaaAAGATCAATTTTGATGCTATGATCAGACAATACGTACCAGTTGCTGGCGGCGCCCTCATATTTGTGTTCTTGTTTTGGTACATATTTCTTCGTCGCTGA
- the GCD1 gene encoding translation initiation factor eIF2B subunit gamma, whose amino-acid sequence MEFHAVILCGEGKALSPFSKVRATGTAKALLPIANKPMIEYVLDWCAKAFFPKITIICDETSGQDILAALDSYKSRVSKNEGEDESSQGFQFLDSIKVMESETASSGEILRLLTKSDILEPYEHFVLLPCDFITNLPPQVLIEAYRSRQDKAVGMVCYYKNQLDIEDKKHKIFPKNYTMFAEIPSGQSQLLDYYSAEDVDFHKALKIRTQLAWNYPETTVSTKLLNSSIFFGSAAEISKLFDTYPEKFTKIYFSSRALIKVIRDLARLSWQKTSCSKTIDIMLVPPQAHFTRSNNLPVLLESNRHYLKLHAQFNAARNSGPKDKTAANVGADAMVGENCELGEKTNVKRTVIGNNCKIGKRVKLTGSIILDNVSIEDDVALENCIIGHDVILRSKSKLVSCYVESTHEVPKGTQAKGDTILCFSLDGIDVEDESAVESSSDESSSGSSYDDDEYNYEYGDNSDGLFAY is encoded by the coding sequence ATGGAATTCCACGCAGTGATCCTCTGTGGTGAGGGGAAGGCATTGAGTCCGTTTTCGAAAGTCAGAGCCACGGGGACTGCGAAGGCTCTTTTACCCATTGCAAATAAGCCAATGATCGAATATGTTCTCGATTGGTGTGCCAAAGCATTTTTTCCCAAAATTACAATAATCTGTGACGAGACGTCTGGCCAAGATATATTGGCAGCGTTAGATTCTTATAAGTCACGAGTATCTAAGAATGAAGGCGAAGATGAGTCAAGTCAGGGCTTTCAATTCTTGGATCTGATCAAGGTTATGGAGCTGGAGACGGCTAGCTCTGGCGAGATTTTGAGACTTCTCACGAAAAGTGATATTCTAGAGCCGTACGAGcattttgttcttttgccTTGTgacttcatcaccaacctACCACCTCAAGTGCTCATCGAGGCATACAGGTCTCGACAAGATAAGGCCGTGGGGATGGTTTGCTACTACAAGAATCAGCTAGACATTGAGGATaaaaaacacaaaattTTCCCAAAGAACTACACGATGTTTGCTGAAATACCATCCGGACAGTCACAGCTTTTGGACTACTACTCTGCAGAGGATGTCGACTTTCACAAAGCCTTGAAGATCAGGACACAACTAGCATGGAACTACCCGGAGACCACAGTAAGTACAAAGTTACTCAATAGCTCCATTTTCTTCGGGTCTGCTGCAGAGATCTCGAAGCTCTTTGATACGTACCCAGAGAAGTTCACAAAAATATACTTCTCCAGCAGAGCTCTCATAAAGGTCATACGTGATCTAGCGAGATTATCATGGCAAAAAACTTCTTGCTCGAAGACGATTGATATTATGCTTGTGCCTCCTCAAGCCCACTTTACTCGTTCCAATAATTTGCCTGTTCTCTTGGAGTCCAATAGACACTACTTAAAGTTGCATGCTCAATTCAATGCTGCTAGAAATCTGGGTCCAAAAGATAAGACTGCTGCTAATGTGGGAGCAGATGCGATGGTTGGCGAGAATTGTGAGCTTGGAGAGAAGACCAACGTCAAGAGGACTGTTATCGGAAATAATTGTAAGATTGGAAAGAGAGTGAAGCTCACAGGATCTATTATTCTTGATAATGTTTCTATAGAGGATGATGTTGCTTTGGAAAACTGCATTATTGGTCATGACGTGATCTTGAGGTCGAAATCAAAGTTGGTCAGTTGCTATGTCGAGTCCACTCATGAGGTACCCAAAGGTACACAGGCTAAGGGTGATACGATATTGTGTTTCAGCTTAGATGGTATcgatgttgaagatgaatcTGCTGTCGAATCATCTCTGGACGAGTCGTCATCAGGGAGTAGTtatgacgatgatgagtACAACTACGAATATGGCGACAACTCTGACGGCTTGTTCGCTTATTAA
- the RPT4 gene encoding proteasome regulatory particle base subunit RPT4 translates to MSEDQDPLLAGLQGEDGRDQSQGTNGDSSTSQPEQRQPTPAEQERHKVLTNFREKLIEHRKWDARLKELRMSMRDLEKTYDKTENDIKALQSVGQIVGEVLKQLTDETFIVKASSGPRYIVGCRNTIKKENLKNGVRVSLDMTTLTIMRILPREVDPLVYNMTTFEPGEISFNGIGGLTEQIRELREVIELPLKNPELFTRVGIKPPKGVLLYGPPGTGKTLLAKAVAATIGANFIFSPASAIVDKYIGESARLIREMFSYAKEHEPCIIFMDEIDAIGGRRFSEGTSADREIQRTLMELLNQMDGFDTLGQTKVIMATNRPDTLDPALLRAGRLDRKIEIGLPNEAGRLEIFKIHTAKVAKQGEFDFEAAVKMTDGFNGADIRNVVTEAGFFAIRDERDYIVQNDLMKAVRKVADVKKLEGNLDYEKL, encoded by the coding sequence ATGAGTGAAGATCAAGACCCTCTTTTGGCCGGTTTGCAGGGCGAGGATGGTCGTGACCAAAGCCAGGGAACCAATGGTGATTCAAGCACTTCGCAACCCGAGCAGCGTCAGCCAACTCCAGCAGAACAAGAGAGACATAAAGTACTTACCAACTTCagagagaagttgatcGAGCATCGAAAATGGGATGCACGTCTTAAAGAGTTGAGAATGAGTATGCGagatttggagaagacgTATGACAAGACAGAAAATGATATCAAGGCATTGCAATCGGTCGGTCAGATTGTAGGTGAGGTCTTGAAGCAGTTGACTGACGAGACTTTCATCGTGAAGGCTTCTAGCGGGCCCCGTTACATTGTGGGATGTCGTAACACGATTAAGAAGGAGAATTTAAAGAATGGTGTCAGAGTCTCTTTGGATATGACGACGTTAACTATAATGCGTATCTTGCCAAGAGAGGTTGACCCATTGGTCTACAATATGACTACTTTCGAGCCGGGCGAAATCTCGTTCAATGGTATCGGAGGCCTTACAGAGCAGATTCGTGAATTGAGAGAGGTGATCGAGTTGCCTTTGAAAAATCCGGAGTTGTTCACTCGTGTAGGCATCAAGCCGCCTAAAGGTGTACTTTTATACGGACCTCCAGGTACTGGTAAAACGCTATTAGCCAAAGCTGTTGCAGCTACAATCGGAGCcaacttcattttctcGCCAGCGTCTGCGATTGTTGACAAATACATCGGTGAATCTGCGCGGTTGATCAGAGAGATGTTCTCGTACGCCAAAGAGCACGAGCCATGTATCATCTTCATGGATGAGATTGATGCCAttggtggaagaagatttAGTGAGGGTACCTCTGCCGATCGTGAGATTCAGAGAACCTTGATGGAGTTATTGAATCAAATGGATGGTTTTGACACTTTAGGGCAAACAAAGGTCATTATGGCAACCAACAGACCTGACACATTGGATCCTGCATTACTAAGAGCCGGAAGATTGGACAGAAAGATTGAGATTGGGTTGCCTAATGAAGCTGGCAGATTggagatcttcaagattcaCACCGCTAAGGTCGCTAAACAAGGTGAGTTCGACTTCGAGGCCGCCGTCAAGATGACGGACGGTTTCAACGGTGCTGATATTCGAAACGTCGTTACTGAAGCGGGTTTTTTTGCCATCAGAGATGAGAGGGACTACATCGTACAAAACGACTTGATGAAGGCCGTTAGAAAAGTTGCTGACGTCAAGAAACTAGAGGGCAACTTGGATTACGAAAAGTTATAG
- the MRPL40 gene encoding mitochondrial 54S ribosomal protein uL24m MRPL40 translates to MSRFVKSMEKLSPALRENVIKQRERMSLPTHSPRRYIPKAERKHDLKERGIAKGDYVYITKGQYKGTLTRVYDYEESSGSFTTHDALKQVIVPREFWADGQTSPLIRAPEPIPQEHVKLAAREVDDKGSIKHFVVDEVVYKGEYYDDRYKKWMPRRFVKHHEHIEVPWPTPDNDYVDSGRAAKESEAHYKTFELQTIAKPLIPQGVLNELRNPYSKHKKKILSDVEARRLNEPTMPLTPEQKIYLAKKAKEPKKELEPLSEEVKEFIGQRMAEHLSRIENPNLLAHLEALSKVQIPDFKKTMQKIEENQRAEENQREQQ, encoded by the coding sequence ATGAGCAGATTCGTCAAGAGCATGGAGAAGTTGTCTCCGGCTCTTAGGGAAAACGTGATAaagcaaagagagagaatGTCTCTTCCCACCCACTCACCAAGGCGATACATACCCAAGGCCGAGAGAAAACATGACTTGAAGGAAAGAGGAATTGCCAAAGGTGATTATGTCTACATTACAAAGGGTCAATACAAGGGCACATTGACGAGGGTTTACGATTATGAAGAGTCACTGGGTTCATTCACAACCCACGATGCTTTGAAGCAAGTAATCGTACCGAGGGAGTTTTGGGCCGATGGCCAGACAAGTCCCTTGATAAGGGCACCCGAGCCAATACCGCAAGAGCACGTTAAGTTGGCTGCAAGAGAGGTTGACGACAAGGGAAGTATCAAGcattttgttgttgatgaagttgtttaCAAGGGAGAGTATTATGATGACAGGTATAAAAAGTGGATGCCAAGACGATTCGTCAAACATCACGAGCATATTGAAGTTCCATGGCCCACGCCTGACAATGACTACGTGGACAGCGGTCGTGCTGCTAAAGAATCAGAGGCTCACTATAAGACTTTTGAGCTCCAAACTATTGCGAAACCCCTTATCCCACAAGGAGTATTGAATGAGCTCAGGAATCCATACTCAaagcacaagaaaaagatacTCTCAGATGTGGAGGCTAGACGACTTAATGAGCCAACCATGCCTTTGACTCCCGAGCAGAAGATCtacttggccaagaaggctaaagagccaaagaaagaactcGAACCATTATCTGAAGAGGTCAAAGAGTTTATTGGCCAGAGGATGGCAGAGCATCTTTCCAGAATCGAAAATCCTAACCTTTTGGCCCATTTAGAGGCATTGTCAAAGGTCCAAATTCCagatttcaagaagaccaTGCAAAAAATCGAAGAGAACCAAAGAGCAGAGGAGAATCAAAGAGAGCAACAGTAG
- a CDS encoding centrin: MNNDGLLDYHELKVALKALGFDLPKREVLDIIREYDTDDRNLISYENFFHAVGERIVNRDPMEEIRRAFKLFDEDNTGKISFRNLKKVARELGENLTDEELRAMIDEFDLDEDGEINEQEFISICTE, encoded by the exons aTGAACAACGATGGCTTACTAGATTATCATGAACTTAAAGTCGCCCTTAAGGCCCTTGGCTTTGATTTGCCTAAGAGAGAGGTCTTGGATATCATTCGGGAATACGACACTGATGATAGAAACTTGATTTCCTACGAGAATTTCTTTCATGCTG TGGGTGAACGTATTGTGAACAGAGATCCCATGGAAGAGATACGTAGAGCGTTCAAGCTATTTGACGAAGACAATACTGGAAAGATAAGCTTCAGGAATCTAAAGAAAGTAGCTAGGGAATTGGGAGAGAACCTCACCGACGAAGAACTTCGGGCAATGATTGACGAGTTTGATCTCGATGAAGACGGAGAAA TCAATGAACAAGAGTTCATAAGTATATGCACAGAGTAA
- the NIP100 gene encoding Nip100p — translation MDFQIGDKVTVRDEEGVIRFIGSTQFADGDWIGIELDSTLGRNDGALNGVRYFECLKPGKYGVFVRPSLVKSSTSQYLQKASQVTMDVNVLVERLQQKLKHALDETKHAKDEVSRMEIILKDKDTKLENLEVDVENAAVENEDLQAQNEKMKRTIEDLQREYDALKQDFKAVSEELSINRELEDEILAQAPSQVSASEAITLIKQNKEFAEALNQLKLTVSNKQDAVNLKDSELISVKEEFKFLKVAHSKTVEALKNSEETIEELQTQLEAVSTSHELVEYLSSENDTLQERVTDLDATVQELNEIHEIDKALLSDSKEQEERLKAEISRLLNSIESYESTIAELAENNSDLKRQLDQHLSKSRRLQGDPSIDSKKEEAKVTLEKSDYLNSILSTTKKSRQEIISNLIGSDFEKQFNALIELSDLSIKVRAQISLFEEQSIYQQKITVKLRRLLAMFNYLILILKHNILDINDSDQIIDKIKKTEEEIDLVHTRLLNSDFEGIAESSLFQSMLNISLAFESPEMGNHAELTYILENMMAEADLLVKIVRHIEVSSLGRTFSGLAEIYTTTKDCIISGDFLLKELHNSIDRDLMNLNALSLDSLSLLRNSLWEIISDICDLKMVDEDDVSEAVCEAVSTFQSRHPALEEDINRLKFLRDDLANIKLVFSDSASKSFVLNFSQQTNSTECSSSNDAALAVKDKQIHDLSLNIKLLEHNLQSMTESYTSESQRLENLVEELKEGHARLELQYKSLMNENLTLEKKAHELLSLDAITEAGQQTKHFGDLVSKKRYTEEMALCEEIAFLRSLLRKKPMPSKRKTGEVSWLRQPISINWRNIDAPHFMRWAHERRAYAIRMSTSSTQQMPKHRLNFQRCT, via the coding sequence ATGGATTTTCAAATAGGTGATAAAGTCACAGTaagagatgaagaagggGTCATACGCTTCATTGGATCCACTCAATTCGCTGACGGAGATTGGATTGGTATTGAGCTAGACTCTACCCTAGGACGTAACGATGGGGCACTCAATGGAGTGCGATACTTTGAATGCTTGAAACCAGGAAAATATGGGGTTTTTGTAAGACCGCTGTTAGTGAAGCTGTCAACGTCGCAATACTTACAAAAAGCGCTGCAAGTGACAATGGATGTTAACGTTTTGGTTGAGCGGTTGCAACAGAAGCTAAAACATGCTCTTGACGAGACTAAGCACGCAAAAGATGAGGTATCTCGTATGGAGATTATATTGAAAGATAAAGATACCAAATTAGAAAATTTAGAGGTTGATGTCGAAAATGCTGCCGTGGAGAACGAGGATTTGCAGGCTCAGAATGAGAAAATGAAGCGAACCATAGAAGACCTCCAGCGCGAATATGATGCTCTCAAACAAGATTTCAAAGCTGTGAGCGAGGAGTTGAGCATTAATAGAGAGCTCGAGGATGAGATTTTGGCACAAGCGCCTTCTCAAGTAAGCGCCAGCGAAGCTATCACTCTCATTaagcaaaacaaagaatTCGCAGAAGCACTAAATCAACTCAAATTGACTGTGTCCAATAAACAAGACGCTgtcaacttgaaggacAGTGAACTCATAAGCGTGAAGGAGGAATTTAAATTTCTAAAGGTGGCTCACAGCAAAACTGTCGAAGCATTAAAGAATTCCGAAGAAACCATCGAAGAGCTTCAAACACAACTAGAAGCGGTCTCTACACTGCACGAACTAGTGGAATATCTCAGTTCTGAGAATGATACCTTGCAAGAGAGGGTGACTGATCTTGACGCCACagttcaagagctcaatgaaATACATGAGATAGATAAAGCATTGTTGCTGGACAGcaaagagcaagaagaacgcCTAAAGGCAGAGATCTCCAGGCTTCTTAATTCAATAGAGTCGTACGAGTCGACGATTGCGGAATTGGCAGAAAACAATTCAGACCTCAAAAgacaacttgatcaacaccTTTCGAAATCAAGGAGGTTGCAAGGTGATCCCTCAATAGATCTGAAAaaggaggaagcaaagGTTACCCTCGAAAAGTCCGACTACTTAAACAGCATTCTATCTACAACTAAAAAATCAAGACAAGAAATAATCAGCAATCTCATTGGTTCCGACTTCGAGAAGCAGTTTAACGCTTTGATTGAATTAAGCGATCTCTCAATAAAAGTAAGGGCCCAAATTCTGCTTTTTGAGGAACAGTCAATatatcaacaaaagatTACTGTAAAGTTGAGGAGACTTTTGGCGATGTTTAATTATCtcattttgattttgaagcaTAATATCCTTGACATTAATGACTCTGATCAGATAATCGACAAGATTAAGAAGACAGAAGAGGAAATAGATTTAGTTCACACGCGCTTGTTGAACTCTGATTTTGAAGGCATTGCAGAATCATCACTATTTCAGAGCATGTTGAATATCTCATTAGCGTTTGAAAGTCCAGAAATGGGCAATCATGCCGAGTTGACTTACATATTGGAGAATATGATGGCGGAGGCTGATCTTCTCGTGAAAATTGTGAGGCATATCGAAGTATCATCATTGGGAAGAACTTTCAGTGGTCTCGCAGAGATATACACCACTACCAAAGATTGCATAATCTCGGGCGATTTCCTTCTAAAAGAACTCCACAACAGCATCGACAGagatttgatgaacttgaatGCCTTGTCGCTAGACTCATTGTCACTCTTGAGAAATAGCTTATGGGAGATAATATCTGACATTTGTGATTTGAAGAtggttgatgaagatgatgtcAGCGAAGCCGTTTGTGAAGCTGTGAGCACTTTTCAACTGCGCCATCCagctcttgaagaggaTATAAATCGATTaaagtttttgagagaTGATCTCGCCAATATAAAGTTAGTGTTCAGTGATTCTGCGTCGAAGTCTTTCGTTTTGAATTTCAGTCAACAAACTAATAGTACGGAGTGCTCTTCAAGTAATGATGCGGCATTGGCAGTAAAGGATAAACAGATTCACGACCTACTGTTAAACataaagcttcttgagcatAACTTACAGTCCATGACGGAAAGTTATACGTCGGAATCCCAAAGACTCGAAAACCTTGTCGAGGAACTCAAAGAAGGGCACGCTCGTCTAGAGCTCCAGTATAAGTCATTGATGAATGAGAATCTTactttggaaaagaaggcgCATGAACTTCTCTCCCTCGATGCGATAACGGAAGCTGGTCAGCAAACCAAACACTTTGGTGATTTAgtttcgaagaagaggtatACCGAAGAGATGGCCCTTTGCGAGGAGATAGCATTCTTAAGAAGCTTACTTCGAAAGAAACCAATGCCatcgaaaagaaagacagGTGAAGTTCTGTGGTTAAGGCAGCCGATCTCGATAAATTGGAGAAATATTGACGCGCCTCATTTCATGAGGTGGGCTCATGAAAGGCGTGCTTACGCTATTCGTATGTCAACAAGCTCTACACAACAGATGCCGAAGCATCGGCTTAACTTCCAAAGATGTACTTGA
- the SPT14 gene encoding phosphatidylinositol N-acetylglucosaminyltransferase SPT14 — MGLKTVFTDHSLFGFADFNSIVGNKLLKFTLSDISHVICVSHTCKENTTLRASLDPSDVSVIPNAVISADFAPDFSRSRDKSRVTIVVISRLFPNKGADLLTAIVPRICAADPNVDFIIAGDGPKFLDLEQMREKFFLQERVSLIGAVKHEEVRDVMIQGDIYLHPSLTEAFGTVIVEAASCGLYVVTTKVGGIPEVLPHHMTSFANPEEDSLVSALSGAIELVKSGAIDTSQFHKEVAKMYSWANIAKRTEKVYHSLDTKPINKPLLDRLGNYYCCGVIAGKLYALCVIVDIIFLIILEFFYPAEHIDRAVKWPKKNKNAIKT, encoded by the coding sequence ATGGGGCTTAAAACTGTATTCACAGATCATTCATTATTTGGTTTCGCTGATTTCAACTCGATTGTGGGTAATAAACTCCTAAAATTTACCCTCAGTGATATAAGCCATGTTATATGCGTTTCTCATACCTGTAAAGAGAACACCACGCTACGAGCATCTCTAGATCCAAGTGATGTTTCTGTGATTCCAAATGCTGTTATATCTGCCGATTTCGCACCAGACTTTTCTAGAAGTCGAGACAAGTCTCGAGTGACTATAGTTGTGATTTCCAGACTCTTTCCTAACAAGGGAGCAGACCTTTTGACAGCGATAGTTCCACGTATCTGTGCTGCGGACCCAAACGTAGATTTCATAATTGCGGGTGACGGACCGAAATTCCTAGACTTGGAGcaaatgagagaaaaatTCTTCTTACAAGAAAGGGTTTCGCTCATTGGTGCTGTGAAACATGAAGAGGTACGAGATGTCATGATTCAAGGCGACATTTACTTGCATCCTTCATTAACCGAGGCATTTGGAACAGTCATCGTGGAAGCTGCCTCGTGTGGCTTGTACGTTGTGACTACAAAAGTAGGGGGAATTCCTGAAGTTCTTCCACACCATATGACTTCTTTCGCAAATCCAGAGGAGGATTCATTGGTACTGGCTCTTTCAGGTGCCATAGAGCTTGTCAAACTGGGTGCAATTGATACATCACAGTTTCAtaaagaagttgcaaagatGTATAGCTGGGCGAACATTGCAAAGCGAACCGAAAAAGTTTATCACTCGTTGGATACGAAACCAATAAATAAGCCATTGCTTGACAGGTTAGGGAACTATTACTGCTGTGGTGTAATCGCAGGAAAGCTCTATGCGTTGTGTGTAATCGTCGATATTATTTTCCTTATTATTTTAGAGTTCTTTTATCCTGCTGAACATATCGACCGTGCAGTCAAATGGcctaaaaaaaataagaacGCAATAAAGACCTGA